GATGACGGGGCGGCCCTCCTGGACCACGTCACCCGTGAAGTAGCCCAGCAGCCCCCAGTCCAGGAAGCTCTCCACCGGCGTCTCGACGCGGACGTGGTGGGTGCCGAAGCGGTTCTCGGCGAGGTGGTTGCCCCAGCACGGGATCTTGCCGGTGAGGCCGGCGGCTCCGGTGGACGCGCCGCCCTCGCAGTTGGTGCGGGCACCGAGCACCGAGTTGGCGTACACGACCGCGGAGGACTCCATCCACGCGACGTGCTCGCCCCGCACCGGCAGGTTGCCCACCTGGTAGGGCGTGCAGGTGGCGAGGATCGTCACGCCGCGCTGCCCCGCGAACGCCTCCGCCTGGCCCTGCAACTCCACGAACTCCCGCGGATACGGCGCGATGCCCACCGAATCCGGCCCGAAGCCCTGCTGGAGCTGGCAGGTCGGCACCTTCATGTCCGGGATCTCCAGCGTCTCGTCGCTGTCGAGGCTGATCACGGAGAACGCGCGGTTCCAGCCGCCCTCCTCGACCAGCCTGGCCTTCGCCGGGGACGGCTGGGTGGTGGTGCCGGCGACGTTGCGGGTGTCGCAGAGCCGCTCGGCGTCCAGCGCCTCGCCGTAGCGGACCAGCAGGTCCATCGCGGCGGCGACGGCGGGCCCCTCGGCGCCGTCGAGCATGGCCTTCTCCTCGTCGGTGAGCCTCATCGGGCGCCCTCCGCCGTGACGGAGACCGCCCGGGGCGCGGCCTGGGGGCCCGCGGCGACCGTCACGGCGTTGGTGTCGGGGCCGCGCCGCACCGCGACGTGCATGAGCAGCCCGCCGAAGACGATCAGCACGATCGGCGTGTACGCGTACGGCATCAGCTTGCTCAGCCAGAGCAGTTCGAACGTGTACAGCCCCGGCAGGATCAGCCCGAACATGTAGCCGATGCCGTAGCCGCTGGCCCGCACGGACGCCGGGAAGCGCTCGTTGAGGTAGGTGAGGATCACCCCGAGCGGGGCCGACGGCGTCACCTTCGCCACCAGGTAGACCACGACGACCAGCCAGGCCGGCATGCCCAGATCCTTGGCCAGCGCGAGCAGCGCGAACGCCGCGGCCACCACGGTGGCCATGATCAGCGAACAGGTCATCAGCAGCCGCCGCCGGCCCATCCGCTGCCCGAGGCGGGCCAGCACCAGGATCAGGACGATGGTCAGCACGGCCGCGATCAGCTCGGAGGTGGTGCTGAGGTTCGGGCTGGACTCCAGCACCTGCACCAGCAGCGTCGGCAGGAACGACACCGACATCTGCGCGGCGAACCAGTACCCGCACGTGAACAGGAACACGCTGCCGATCAGCGCCCGGTGCGTGGTGAACAGCTCGACGACGGGCTGCTTGCGCCCCTCCGCACGGCGGGCCGCGAAGACGTCCGCGTCCTCCCGCACCTTCCGGTACTGCCACAGGTAGACCAGGCCCAGCACGAAGCCCAGCAGGAACGGCACCCGCCAGCCCCAGGAGAGGAAGCCGCCTTCGGGCAGCACGTTCAGCAGCACCAGCAGCAGGGCGTTGATCACGAGGAACGAGCCGGGGGCACCGGCGCCGATCAGCCCGCCGACCAGCCCGCGCCGCTCGGGGCGCGCCTGCTCCAGGGCGAGCGGCATCGGCGCGGCGTACCCGCCGGCCAGGAAGACGCCGCTGACCAGCCGGAGCGTGGCGAAGACGGCGATGGCGCCGGAGCCCAGGCTGGCGTGGCCCGGCAGCAGGCCCATCAGGAGGGTGCAGACGGTGAAGCCCCAGCCGCTGATCATCGTGGTGCGCTTGCGCCCGATCCGGTCCGAGATGTTCCCGAAGATCACGCTGCCGATGGGGCGGCCGAGCAGGCCGACGGTGAACATCAGCGTCGTCATCGTCGCCCGCGTGGCCGCGGGGGCGCCCTCCGGCATGAAGTACGCCATGGCGGCGGGCAGCACGAGGGCGGGGAGGTAGACGTCGTAGCTGTCGACGAACATCGAGAAGGCGCCGGCACGCGCCGAGCGGCGCTCCTCGGCTTCGCCGATGAGCGGGGCCGGATGCTCTCCGGCCGGACCGGTGCCGGTGCCGGCACCGGCGGCGGGGTGGGGTTGGGGCAGCGTCATTGCCAGCTCCTGGGTTGGATTGCCGAGCGGTCCGCGCTCTCATCCGGGGAGGAAGGGGAGACCGCGGCTTCGGGGAGAGGGGAGAGGGGACGGGTGACGGGGACGCGGGGAACGGGAGCGCGAGGAACGGGGACGGGCGGTGGGACCGGGAGCCGTCCCGTCAGGTGGCCCTGAGCGTCGCTCCCTCCGCGAGGGGGCGGACCGTGCGGCCGTACACCGACAACCAGCCCCGTTCGCCGTGGTCGCGCCCCGCCGAGGGGGTCCGCGCCGCGAGTTCGTCCGCCGGCACCCGGACGTCGCAGCGCCGGCCGGGGAGGTCGACGTGGACCACGTCGCCGTCCCGCAGCAGCGCCAGCGGACCGCCGTCCGCCGCCTCGGGCCGGACCTCGCCGACCACGACACCGCGGTTGACCAGCCCGGAGAGCTGGCCGTCGGTGACCACCGCGACCCGTCCGGTGAGCCCCGCGCGGTCCAGCGCGAAGACGATCTGCGAGGCCATGCCCATGCCGGGGCGCCCGCGGGGGCCGAGCCCCCGCACCACCACCACGTCGCCCGCGGTGATCGTGCCCGCCGCGAGCGCGGCGAGCGCGTCCT
The nucleotide sequence above comes from Streptomyces sp. TS71-3. Encoded proteins:
- a CDS encoding aconitase X catalytic domain-containing protein, translating into MRLTDEEKAMLDGAEGPAVAAAMDLLVRYGEALDAERLCDTRNVAGTTTQPSPAKARLVEEGGWNRAFSVISLDSDETLEIPDMKVPTCQLQQGFGPDSVGIAPYPREFVELQGQAEAFAGQRGVTILATCTPYQVGNLPVRGEHVAWMESSAVVYANSVLGARTNCEGGASTGAAGLTGKIPCWGNHLAENRFGTHHVRVETPVESFLDWGLLGYFTGDVVQEGRPVISSVSSAAGELARPDLVDLKHFGAASASSGGVELYHIPGVTPEAPTVREAFGGRRVPEPVVFGAAERRAVYETLNDQGTSTDVDFVLLGCPHASVDQMRDAARALDGRKLHSGTQLWIMAPRALKDAADRSGYTAVIEAAGGRVLVDSCPAMSRAAPPGTKVFATDSAKQAHYLPAILGIEAWFGTLEDCVDAAVTGRWKGELR
- a CDS encoding MFS transporter, whose amino-acid sequence is MTLPQPHPAAGAGTGTGPAGEHPAPLIGEAEERRSARAGAFSMFVDSYDVYLPALVLPAAMAYFMPEGAPAATRATMTTLMFTVGLLGRPIGSVIFGNISDRIGRKRTTMISGWGFTVCTLLMGLLPGHASLGSGAIAVFATLRLVSGVFLAGGYAAPMPLALEQARPERRGLVGGLIGAGAPGSFLVINALLLVLLNVLPEGGFLSWGWRVPFLLGFVLGLVYLWQYRKVREDADVFAARRAEGRKQPVVELFTTHRALIGSVFLFTCGYWFAAQMSVSFLPTLLVQVLESSPNLSTTSELIAAVLTIVLILVLARLGQRMGRRRLLMTCSLIMATVVAAAFALLALAKDLGMPAWLVVVVYLVAKVTPSAPLGVILTYLNERFPASVRASGYGIGYMFGLILPGLYTFELLWLSKLMPYAYTPIVLIVFGGLLMHVAVRRGPDTNAVTVAAGPQAAPRAVSVTAEGAR